The following are encoded together in the Cololabis saira isolate AMF1-May2022 chromosome 5, fColSai1.1, whole genome shotgun sequence genome:
- the mt2 gene encoding metallothionein-2 yields the protein MDPCDCAKSGKCNCAGSCSCSNCSCTSCKKSCCPCCPTGCPKCASGCVCKGKTCDTACCQ from the exons ATGGACCCTTGCGATTGCGCTAAGA GTGGAAAATGCAACTGCGCAGGATCCTGCTCCTGCTCCAACTGCTCCTGCACCAGCTGCAAGAAGA gctgctgcccctgctgCCCCACAGGCTGCCCTAAATGTGCCTCTGGCTGCGTGTGCAAAGGGAAGACCTGTGACACTGCCTGCTGCCAGTGA